Proteins found in one Carassius auratus strain Wakin chromosome 42, ASM336829v1, whole genome shotgun sequence genomic segment:
- the LOC113060921 gene encoding somatostatin receptor type 1-like — translation MLPNDTFKNLEDGLYLINFSSNETHNGDSHGSSAIFISFIYSVVCLVGLCGNSMVIYVIFRYAKMKTATNIYILNLAIADELLMLSVPFLVTSSLLHHWPFGSLLCRLVLSVDAINMFTSIYCLTVLSIDRYISVVHPIKAARYRRPTIAKMVNLGVWMFSILVILPIIIFSTTAPNSDGSVACNMQMPEPERQWMAVFVIYAFLMGFLFPVIAICMCYILIIVKMRVVALKAGWQQRKKSERKITLMVMMVVTVFVICWMPFHIMQLVSVFVQQHNATLSQLAVILGYANSCANPILYGFLSDNFRRSFQRILCLRWWDNATEEPIDYYATALKSRGYSVDDFQPDNLESASTYRNGTCTSRTTTL, via the coding sequence ATGCTGCCCAACGACACCTTCAAGAACCTGGAGGATGGTTTATATTTGATAAACTTCTCCAGCAACGAGACGCATAACGGGGATTCTCACGGCAGCAGCGCGATCTTCATCTCCTTCATCTATTCCGTGGTCTGTCTGGTGGGACTCTGTGGAAACTCGATGGTGATTTATGTGATCTTCAGGTATGCGAAGATGAAAACTGCGACGAACATCTACATTTTAAACTTGGCGATCGCGGATGAGTTACTCATGTTGAGTGTGCCTTTCTTAGTCACCTCTTCGTTACTTCACCACTGGCCCTTTGGTTCTCTCCTGTGTCGATTGGTTTTAAGTGTTGATGCTATTAACATGTTCACCAGCATCTATTGTCTGACTGTGTTGAGTATCGATCGCTACATCTCCGTGGTGCATCCCATCAAAGCAGCCCGGTACCGGAGACCCACTATCGCCAAAATGGTCAACTTAGGAGTCTGGATGTTCTCCATCCTGGTCATCCTACCCATCATCATCTTCTCCACCACTGCACCCAACTCGGATGGATCGGTGGCTTGCAACATGCAGATGCCTGAGCCCGAGCGTCAGTGGATGGCTGTATTTGTGATCTACGCCTTTCTGATGGGCTTTCTCTTCCCTGTCATTGCCATATGCATGTGCTACATCCTTATCATAGTGAAGATGCGGGTGGTCGCGTTGAAAGCGGGCTGGCAGCAGCGAAAAAAGTCCGAGAGGAAGATCAcgctgatggtgatgatggtggtgacGGTGTTTGTGATCTGCTGGATGCCTTTCCACATCATGCAGCTGGTCAGCGTGTTCGTCCAGCAGCACAACGCCACCCTCAGTCAGCTGGCTGTGATTTTGGGATATGCCAACAGCTGTGCCAACCCCATCCTGTACGGGTTCCTGTCGGACAACTTCAGACGCTCCTTCCAGAGGATTTTATGCCTCCGGTGGTGGGATAACGCCACGGAGGAGCCCATAGATTACTATGCCACGGCTCTGAAGAGTCGAGGATACAGTGTGGATGACTTTCAGCCCGACAATCTGGAGTCGGCCAGCACGTACAGGAATGGCACCTGCACATCTAGAACTACAACGCTGTAG
- the LOC113060919 gene encoding uncharacterized protein LOC113060919: MELWTVLYLVSLLNMACCLLESSYIVRLNKLSFEDAQNYCKPGSFLTNIPNEKDMEKILKTIWDINSKSTTSFWIGLKRDKGTCVQQQLPLKGFFWTVDNSTQSDVKTWKTQPTGTCSHLRCGLLSVEYSDSGTKSNGFVDTACKQEHPFICKRNIKLTCSRPEILNTHDMIEPINDPYTCQIVCRSGARFNLTCSKDLVWTLVGNENMNISQLCQECNKGYRTDASGNCVDVNECEELKPCEHKCQNTEGSYKCLCSYNDDGICNGPSKPPTTNRKNYEYSNINRGKSRLTQPTFLPTDDVRMHETVIHIEESSGDISNIVVPVIIALLIFIVLLVIVAAIVKGCQRRRSIKPAKRKAEAVPLNGFSSKEKVNEKEET, translated from the coding sequence ATGGAGCTCTGGACGGTACTATATCTTGTGAGTCTCCTGAACATGGCATGTTGTTTGCTCGAATCATCCTACATTGTTCGTTTGAACAAACTCTCATTCGAAGATGCTCAGAATTATTGCAAACCTGGAAGCTTCCTGACCAACATTCCAAATGAGAAGGATATGGAAAAGATTCTGAAAACAATCTGGGATATTAATAGCAAATCCACCACGTCATTTTGGATTGGACTGAAGAGGGATAAAGGCACCTGTGTTCAACAGCAATTGCCTCTTAAAGGATTCTTCTGGACGGTAGACAACAGCACTCAATCTGATGTTAAAACCTGGAAAACCCAACCTACAGGTACTTGCTCACATCTTCGCTGTGGGCTGCTTTCAGTGGAATACAGTGACTCTGGTACAAAAAGCAATGGTTTTGTGGATACTGCCTGCAAACAGGAACATCCTTTCATTTGCAAACGAAACATCAAGCTGACATGTTCTCGACCAGAAATACTCAACACACATGACATGATTGAGCCAATAAATGATCCGTATACATGTCAGATTGTTTGCCGTTCTGGTGCCAGGTTCAATCTGACATGCTCCAAAGATCTAGTTTGGACTCTAGTCGGCAACGAAAACATGAATATATCTCAACTCTGCCAAGAGTGCAATAAAGGCTACAGGACAGATGCGTCCGGAAACTGTGTGGATGTAAACGAATGTGAAGAGTTGAAACCATGTGAACACAAATGCCAGAACACAGAAGGCTCCTACAAATGTCTCTGTTCATACAATGACGATGGCATTTGTAATGGTCCATCAAAGCCGCCCACCACCAATCGGAAAAACTATGAATATTCAAACATAAACCGGGGCAAATCTAGGTTAACTCAGCCTACGTTTCTGCCTACTGATGATGTCAGAATGCATGAGACAGTCATACACATTGAGGAGAGCAGTGGTGACATTTCAAATATCGTAGTACCTGTGATAATAGCTCTGTTGATTTTCATAGTGCTGCTGGTGATTGTGGCAGCCATTGTGAAAGGCTGCCAGAGGAGGAGATCCATAAAACCGGCCAAGAGGAAGGCGGAGGCTGTGCCTCTAAATGGATTCAGCTCCAAAGAGAAGGTGAATGAAAAGGAGGAAACCTAA